The following are encoded together in the Tepidiforma bonchosmolovskayae genome:
- a CDS encoding CAP domain-containing protein, with protein MRRIAWAMAGPMLLAAAAVAWAWDGGSRPAHALTNCSTSSQALDAAEQELLRLVNEFRVANGVAPLKPSPNLSRAAAWMSEDMAAKGYFSHTDSLGRSPFQRVKDCGYATTGAGENLAIAGSAQQAFTLWVNSTMGHRENMLQPMWVVAGVGRAGGYWTLDFGTYDDSNEPWDGPQPATPTMGPTATPTPGGASLPSSHPNLPRRALVPNIVAER; from the coding sequence ATGCGACGGATTGCCTGGGCGATGGCGGGTCCGATGCTGCTGGCGGCGGCAGCCGTGGCCTGGGCGTGGGACGGGGGCTCGCGGCCGGCGCACGCGCTGACGAACTGTTCGACCAGTTCGCAGGCGCTGGATGCGGCGGAGCAGGAGCTGCTGCGGCTGGTGAACGAGTTCCGGGTTGCGAACGGGGTGGCGCCGCTCAAGCCGTCGCCGAACCTTTCGCGGGCGGCGGCGTGGATGTCAGAGGACATGGCGGCGAAGGGATACTTCAGCCACACCGACAGCCTGGGGCGGTCGCCGTTCCAGCGGGTGAAGGATTGCGGCTACGCGACGACGGGCGCGGGGGAGAACCTGGCGATTGCCGGGAGCGCGCAGCAGGCGTTCACCCTGTGGGTGAATTCGACGATGGGCCACCGGGAAAACATGCTGCAGCCGATGTGGGTGGTGGCGGGCGTCGGGCGGGCAGGCGGGTACTGGACGCTCGATTTCGGGACATACGACGACTCGAATGAGCCGTGGGACGGCCCGCAGCCGGCGACGCCGACGATGGGGCCGACGGCGACGCCGACCCCGGGCGGGGCGTCGCTGCCGTCGTCGCACCCGAACCTGCCGCGGCGGGCGCTGGTGCCGAATATCGTGGCGGAGCGGTAG
- a CDS encoding SDR family NAD(P)-dependent oxidoreductase: MLPLEGKTAIVTGGARGIGAGIAAVMARQGARVAILDLDGEQAAATAAALPTPGVGLACDVIVEDQLREALRAAVAALGGLDIMVNNAGAGRGPVDPSALPAAAAGGGRVEDMDPAAWDEQLAQNLRSTFLGTKHALPFLKQRGGGAIINIASIAALQAAPTLPAYAAAKAGVISLTKSCALEYAPFDIRVNAICPGFLWTRAWEGLAAMMQRTVPRFAGLSPREVFLEVVKTGVPLGREQTPEDIGELAAFLASPAARNITGQAIAVDGGITLR, translated from the coding sequence GTGCTCCCCCTCGAAGGCAAAACCGCAATCGTCACCGGCGGCGCCCGCGGCATCGGCGCCGGTATCGCGGCCGTCATGGCCCGCCAGGGCGCCCGCGTCGCCATCCTCGACCTCGACGGCGAGCAGGCCGCCGCCACCGCCGCCGCCCTCCCCACCCCCGGCGTCGGCCTCGCCTGCGACGTCATCGTCGAAGACCAGCTCAGAGAGGCCCTCCGCGCCGCCGTCGCGGCCCTCGGCGGCCTCGACATCATGGTGAACAACGCCGGCGCCGGCCGCGGCCCGGTCGACCCCTCCGCCCTCCCCGCAGCAGCGGCGGGCGGCGGCCGCGTTGAAGACATGGACCCCGCCGCCTGGGACGAACAGCTCGCCCAGAACCTCCGCTCCACCTTCCTCGGCACGAAGCACGCGCTTCCCTTTCTCAAGCAGCGCGGCGGCGGCGCCATCATCAACATCGCCAGCATCGCCGCGCTCCAGGCCGCGCCCACCCTCCCCGCCTACGCCGCCGCCAAGGCCGGCGTCATCTCCCTCACGAAAAGCTGTGCGCTCGAGTACGCCCCCTTCGACATCCGCGTCAACGCCATCTGCCCCGGCTTCCTCTGGACCCGCGCCTGGGAAGGCCTCGCCGCGATGATGCAGCGCACCGTGCCCCGGTTCGCCGGCCTTTCGCCTCGTGAAGTCTTCCTCGAGGTGGTCAAAACCGGTGTCCCCCTCGGCCGCGAGCAAACCCCGGAGGACATCGGCGAACTCGCCGCCTTCCTCGCCAGCCCGGCCGCCCGCAACATCACCGGCCAGGCCATCGCCGTCGACGGCGGCATCACCCTCCGCTAA
- a CDS encoding DUF488 domain-containing protein has translation MTIGFTKKSARQFFETIGQAEARRLVDVRLNNASQLAGFTRRDDLEYFLGAILGIGYVHEPLLAPTPELLTGYRNEKRPWSWYEEEFLRLMRERRIDERVPRELIDGAVLLCSEATADRCHRRLVAEYLAARWGGMEIVHLP, from the coding sequence ATGACCATCGGCTTCACGAAAAAATCAGCACGCCAGTTTTTCGAAACGATCGGGCAGGCGGAGGCCAGGCGGCTCGTTGATGTGCGGCTGAACAACGCTTCCCAGCTCGCCGGCTTCACCAGGCGAGACGACCTCGAGTACTTCCTGGGTGCGATCCTCGGAATCGGATACGTGCACGAGCCGCTGCTCGCGCCGACGCCGGAGCTGCTTACCGGGTATCGGAACGAGAAGCGGCCGTGGAGCTGGTACGAGGAGGAGTTCCTTCGGCTGATGCGCGAGCGGAGGATTGACGAGCGAGTCCCGCGCGAGCTGATCGACGGAGCCGTGCTCCTGTGCAGCGAGGCAACGGCGGACCGATGCCACCGGCGGCTTGTGGCGGAGTACCTGGCCGCACGCTGGGGCGGCATGGAGATCGTGCACCTGCCGTGA
- a CDS encoding enoyl-CoA hydratase/isomerase family protein, producing MSDVLLERRDGVALITLNRPETLNAMGGDLVPRFAEALAEVEADPAVRCVAITGAGRAFCAGGDIRAMQERNDRIAAAAASEGPAAVIAELDRLVAELRRRHDEVSLRLHTMPKPVVALVNGPAVGAGFSIALACDIRLASDRARFGAAFRNVGLPGDFGGSYFLQRLCGAGIARELYFTAEIIDAARALELRIVNRVIPHDELLAQGLDFCRRLAEGPTGAYARMKENLNFAETATLEQVLDQEALHMRIAGFSADSREAVAAFLEKREPRFIGR from the coding sequence GTGTCCGATGTCCTCCTCGAGCGCCGCGACGGCGTTGCGCTCATCACCCTCAACCGCCCCGAAACGCTCAACGCCATGGGCGGCGACCTCGTGCCCCGCTTCGCCGAGGCCCTCGCCGAGGTCGAAGCCGACCCCGCCGTCCGCTGCGTCGCCATCACCGGCGCAGGCCGCGCCTTCTGCGCCGGCGGCGACATCCGTGCCATGCAGGAGCGGAACGACCGCATCGCCGCCGCAGCCGCCAGCGAAGGCCCCGCCGCCGTCATCGCCGAACTCGACCGTCTCGTCGCCGAGCTCCGCCGCCGCCACGACGAGGTCTCCCTCCGCCTCCACACCATGCCGAAGCCCGTGGTTGCCCTCGTGAACGGCCCGGCCGTCGGCGCCGGCTTCAGCATCGCCCTCGCCTGCGACATCCGCCTCGCCTCCGACCGCGCCCGCTTCGGCGCCGCCTTCCGCAACGTCGGCCTCCCCGGCGATTTCGGCGGCTCCTACTTCCTCCAGCGCCTCTGCGGCGCCGGCATCGCCCGCGAACTCTACTTCACCGCCGAAATCATCGACGCTGCCCGCGCCCTCGAGCTCCGCATCGTCAACCGCGTCATCCCCCACGACGAACTCCTCGCGCAGGGCCTCGACTTCTGCCGCCGCCTCGCCGAAGGCCCGACCGGCGCCTACGCCCGCATGAAAGAGAACCTGAACTTCGCCGAAACCGCCACCCTCGAGCAGGTGCTCGACCAGGAGGCCCTCCACATGCGCATCGCCGGCTTCTCCGCCGATTCCCGCGAAGCCGTCGCCGCCTTCCTCGAAAAGCGCGAACCCCGCTTCATCGGCCGCTGA
- a CDS encoding ArsR/SmtB family transcription factor has product MNDLPDDLMGLVAERFRLLGDGTRLRIIRFLLARGEAPVGEIAAATGCSQANVSKHLRLLHDARVVRRRAEGTMAFYRVVDPSVEELCDIVCGGIRRQVAEEAALVGLTPGGQQ; this is encoded by the coding sequence ATGAACGACCTGCCAGACGACCTGATGGGGCTCGTGGCCGAGCGGTTCCGGCTGCTGGGCGACGGGACGCGGCTGCGCATCATCCGCTTCCTGCTCGCGCGCGGCGAAGCCCCGGTGGGGGAGATTGCGGCGGCGACGGGCTGTTCGCAGGCGAACGTCAGCAAGCACCTCCGCCTGCTGCACGATGCGCGGGTGGTTCGCCGGCGCGCGGAGGGGACGATGGCGTTCTACCGCGTCGTTGACCCGAGCGTGGAAGAGCTGTGCGACATCGTCTGCGGGGGGATCCGGCGGCAGGTCGCGGAAGAGGCAGCACTGGTGGGGCTTACCCCGGGAGGGCAGCAATGA
- a CDS encoding MBL fold metallo-hydrolase → MKTVQFVAEALGDASYLVVHGEEAAVIDPQRDIRPFVKASREHGATIRYVVETHVHNDYVSGGRELAALGAEVIAPAAGKLEFPHRPVEDGDVIDLGGAKLLVTAAPGHTYEHVAYLGVTPSGEVRGAFTGGALLMAAAGRTDLLGPDHTETLTRLQWETAQKLRKLVPATADVLPTHGAGSFCSATGTDLGRCGPMAAELLRNPALIAKTYEEFRALHLASEMPIPGYYRYMAPINRKGPKVYGEPPRPQRLSAGELLGLGRETWVVDVRTRADYAAGHLPGSLEIEESTSMLAYVGWLIPFDAPIALVAYDGLQAERVTVDLFRIGYEHVVGYAAARELPLTARTEAVSAEEVAEALRSGRVPVLDVRYAQELRDEPVPGARPLPFDRMPEWAPEVEGPVLVSCASGQRAAMAASYLERLGVSARPFIAGGAAEVRRALAAKVG, encoded by the coding sequence ATGAAGACGGTCCAGTTCGTGGCAGAGGCGCTGGGCGATGCGTCGTACCTCGTCGTGCACGGCGAGGAGGCGGCGGTCATCGACCCGCAGCGGGACATTCGGCCGTTCGTGAAGGCGTCGCGGGAGCACGGCGCGACGATCCGGTATGTGGTGGAGACGCATGTCCACAACGACTACGTGTCGGGCGGGCGGGAGCTGGCGGCGCTGGGCGCGGAGGTGATCGCGCCGGCGGCCGGGAAGCTGGAGTTCCCGCACCGGCCGGTGGAGGACGGCGACGTCATCGACCTCGGCGGGGCGAAGCTGCTCGTGACGGCTGCGCCGGGGCACACGTATGAGCACGTCGCGTACCTCGGGGTAACGCCCTCGGGCGAGGTGCGCGGCGCGTTTACGGGCGGTGCGCTGCTGATGGCTGCGGCGGGCCGGACGGACCTGCTGGGGCCGGACCATACGGAGACGCTGACCCGCCTCCAGTGGGAGACGGCGCAGAAGCTGCGGAAGCTGGTGCCGGCGACGGCCGATGTGCTGCCGACGCACGGGGCGGGGTCGTTCTGCAGCGCGACGGGGACGGACCTCGGACGGTGCGGGCCGATGGCGGCGGAGCTGCTGCGCAACCCGGCGCTCATCGCCAAGACGTACGAGGAGTTCCGGGCGCTGCACCTGGCGAGCGAGATGCCGATCCCGGGGTATTACCGGTACATGGCGCCGATCAACCGGAAGGGGCCGAAGGTGTACGGCGAGCCGCCGCGCCCGCAGCGGCTGAGCGCCGGCGAGCTGCTCGGGCTCGGCCGCGAGACGTGGGTGGTGGACGTTCGGACGCGGGCGGATTACGCCGCAGGGCACCTGCCGGGTTCGCTGGAGATCGAAGAGAGCACGTCGATGCTGGCGTACGTGGGGTGGCTCATCCCGTTCGACGCGCCGATTGCGCTGGTGGCCTACGACGGGCTCCAGGCGGAGCGGGTGACGGTCGACCTGTTCCGGATTGGGTACGAGCATGTGGTCGGCTATGCGGCGGCCCGCGAGCTGCCGCTGACGGCGCGGACGGAGGCGGTGAGCGCGGAGGAGGTTGCGGAGGCGCTGCGGAGCGGGCGGGTGCCGGTGCTGGACGTGCGGTATGCGCAGGAGCTGCGCGACGAGCCGGTGCCGGGGGCGCGGCCGCTGCCGTTCGACCGGATGCCGGAGTGGGCGCCGGAGGTGGAGGGCCCGGTGCTGGTGTCGTGCGCGAGCGGGCAGCGGGCGGCGATGGCGGCGAGCTACCTGGAGCGGCTGGGCGTGAGCGCGCGGCCGTTCATCGCGGGCGGCGCAGCGGAGGTGCGGCGGGCGCTGGCGGCGAAGGTGGGGTGA
- a CDS encoding baeRF10 domain-containing protein, with the protein MSSETSLFETELSELLRRVARWEAPEGVGILSVYLDRRPQATGERPEHRTGDTVLKDRLRQIEHSLGVRGPALESFRGDAERVHAAVAAASPAAEGLAIFSCSAAGLFESIEAPAPFENQVVYDRYPRLYQLARLLDEYETAVVAVADTNTLRLFVVRGERIAEMPGKDEDPYNYQMRSTSGMNEHRFRRHVENHRREFAEEAAKLIEQLCEQERATRLIIAGDEVALHHLREALPESLTRRVTEGEFHIDIRAGLEHVRRTVEHFLLQTEDDQSQHTADILVGEVEEGDLGVAGYDRTKAALELGAADVVVIDDAYEPAERKDELARLAAATGARVEVVREHHGLRALGGVGAILRYRLALPE; encoded by the coding sequence ATGTCCAGCGAAACCTCACTGTTCGAAACCGAACTCTCCGAACTCCTCCGCCGCGTCGCCCGCTGGGAAGCCCCCGAGGGCGTTGGCATCCTCTCCGTCTACCTCGACCGCCGGCCCCAGGCCACCGGCGAGCGCCCCGAACACCGCACCGGCGACACCGTCCTCAAGGACCGTCTCCGCCAGATCGAGCACAGCCTCGGCGTCCGCGGCCCGGCCCTCGAATCCTTCCGGGGCGACGCTGAGCGCGTCCACGCCGCCGTCGCCGCTGCCAGCCCCGCGGCCGAAGGGCTCGCCATATTCTCCTGCTCCGCCGCCGGCCTCTTCGAATCGATCGAAGCCCCCGCGCCCTTCGAAAACCAGGTCGTCTACGACCGCTACCCCCGCCTCTACCAGCTCGCCCGGCTCCTCGACGAGTACGAGACCGCCGTCGTCGCCGTCGCCGATACCAACACCCTCCGCCTCTTCGTCGTCCGCGGCGAACGGATCGCCGAAATGCCCGGCAAAGACGAAGACCCCTACAACTACCAGATGCGCTCCACCAGCGGCATGAACGAGCACCGCTTCCGCCGCCACGTCGAAAACCACCGCCGCGAGTTCGCCGAAGAAGCCGCAAAGCTCATCGAGCAGCTCTGCGAGCAGGAGCGCGCGACCCGCCTCATCATCGCCGGCGACGAAGTCGCCCTCCACCACCTCCGCGAAGCCCTCCCCGAATCGCTGACCCGCCGGGTCACCGAGGGTGAATTCCACATCGACATCCGCGCCGGCCTCGAACACGTCCGCCGCACCGTCGAGCACTTCCTCCTCCAGACCGAAGACGACCAGTCGCAGCACACCGCCGACATCCTCGTCGGCGAGGTCGAAGAGGGTGACCTCGGCGTCGCCGGCTACGACCGGACGAAAGCCGCCCTCGAACTCGGCGCCGCCGATGTCGTCGTCATCGACGACGCCTACGAGCCCGCCGAGCGGAAGGACGAGCTCGCCCGGCTCGCTGCAGCGACCGGCGCCCGGGTCGAAGTCGTCCGCGAGCACCACGGCCTGCGCGCCCTCGGCGGCGTCGGCGCCATCCTCCGCTACCGCCTCGCGCTGCCGGAATAG
- a CDS encoding glutamate-5-semialdehyde dehydrogenase, whose translation MTSTVSLLRERAMAARKASRVLARLSTAEKNAALERIAALLEQEQAAVLEANAKDLAAAKEAGLEDAFVERLTLTPERLRGIANDTRSVMQLPDPVGEVFDSRTLPNGLWIGRRRVPLGVVACIYESRPNVTIDIAALALKSGNAAILRGGKEARNSNAALGELVQRALAGTSVPADAVQVISDPDRAHVDELLEMNDLVDVVVPRGGAQLIDYVRRKATMPVIAHGDAVVQIYVDEFADLDLAEKVVDNAKTRRYSICNAVDTLLVHRAIAEPFLRRMAARWNGKVTFIADERAYPVLAAAGAPVERATEATWRTEHLALRVGVRVVDAMEEATEHIEQYGSHHSDAILTENYSRALEFLDVVDSAAVYVNASTQFTDGAQFGLGAEVGISTQKMHARGPMGLRELTSYKWTIIGRGQVRPL comes from the coding sequence ATGACATCCACGGTTTCACTGTTGCGGGAACGGGCCATGGCCGCGCGGAAAGCGTCGCGGGTGCTCGCGCGCCTTTCGACGGCAGAGAAGAATGCGGCGCTGGAGCGGATTGCGGCGCTGCTCGAGCAGGAGCAGGCGGCCGTGCTGGAGGCGAACGCAAAGGACCTCGCCGCCGCGAAGGAAGCGGGGCTGGAGGATGCGTTCGTGGAGCGGCTGACGCTGACGCCGGAGCGGCTGCGCGGCATCGCGAACGATACGCGGAGCGTGATGCAGCTGCCGGACCCGGTGGGGGAGGTGTTCGATTCGCGGACGCTGCCGAACGGGCTGTGGATCGGGCGGCGGCGGGTGCCGCTGGGGGTCGTGGCGTGCATCTACGAGTCGCGGCCGAACGTGACGATCGACATCGCGGCGCTGGCACTGAAGAGCGGGAATGCGGCGATTTTGCGGGGCGGCAAGGAGGCCCGGAACAGCAATGCGGCGCTGGGCGAGCTGGTGCAGCGGGCGCTGGCAGGGACGTCGGTGCCGGCGGACGCGGTGCAGGTGATCAGCGACCCGGACCGGGCGCACGTCGACGAGCTGCTGGAGATGAACGACCTGGTGGATGTGGTGGTGCCGCGGGGCGGGGCGCAGCTCATCGACTACGTGCGGCGGAAGGCGACGATGCCGGTCATCGCCCACGGGGATGCGGTCGTCCAAATTTATGTCGATGAGTTTGCCGACCTGGACCTTGCCGAGAAGGTGGTGGACAACGCGAAGACGCGGCGGTACAGCATCTGCAACGCGGTGGACACGCTGCTGGTGCACCGGGCGATTGCGGAGCCGTTCCTGCGGCGGATGGCGGCGCGGTGGAACGGGAAGGTCACGTTCATTGCTGACGAGCGGGCGTACCCGGTGCTGGCGGCGGCCGGGGCGCCGGTGGAGCGGGCGACGGAGGCGACGTGGCGGACGGAGCACCTTGCGCTGCGGGTGGGGGTGCGGGTCGTCGACGCGATGGAGGAGGCGACGGAGCACATCGAGCAGTACGGGAGCCACCATTCGGACGCGATCCTGACGGAGAACTACAGCCGGGCGCTGGAGTTCCTCGACGTGGTGGATTCGGCGGCGGTGTACGTGAACGCGAGCACGCAGTTCACGGACGGCGCGCAGTTCGGGCTGGGGGCGGAGGTCGGGATTTCGACGCAGAAGATGCATGCGCGGGGTCCGATGGGCCTGCGCGAGCTGACGAGCTACAAGTGGACCATCATCGGCAGAGGGCAGGTGCGACCGCTGTGA